A region from the Polycladomyces zharkentensis genome encodes:
- a CDS encoding M50 family metallopeptidase, with translation MNNRLPWQGLKVRIHFLFWIVILWAVVMGRFLEIVTLFVLVIIHEMGHATAAWSLGWRMGTLELLPFGGVVKTDEWGSVPIHEELIVALSGPFHNVMMILAGGLFMWIGWWDQEWTRYFVHLNAMLVGFNLLPIYPLDGGRVMQALLGYVLPYREAVAWSVKISTVAAGMLMVWGWIGGIHVNLVMIAVFLLHANWQAWRQREFQFMRFLVNRKNHPPPPSSRLVTLRVSPRATLLSVVKTWRKEAYHVIMVRGTRRVIPEEAVLARLLDHSEHDRRIGDL, from the coding sequence TTGAATAATCGCCTGCCGTGGCAGGGATTGAAGGTCCGCATTCATTTCCTGTTTTGGATCGTCATCCTGTGGGCGGTGGTGATGGGACGCTTTTTGGAAATCGTGACATTGTTCGTGTTGGTGATCATTCACGAGATGGGCCATGCCACCGCGGCATGGTCCTTGGGATGGCGAATGGGGACTTTGGAACTGTTGCCGTTCGGCGGGGTGGTCAAGACGGATGAATGGGGAAGTGTACCCATTCATGAAGAACTGATCGTCGCACTGTCCGGGCCGTTTCACAATGTGATGATGATATTGGCGGGCGGCCTGTTTATGTGGATCGGTTGGTGGGATCAGGAGTGGACCCGCTATTTCGTCCATCTCAATGCGATGTTGGTCGGGTTTAACCTGTTGCCGATCTATCCGCTGGATGGCGGTCGGGTGATGCAGGCGCTCTTGGGCTATGTGTTGCCGTATCGGGAGGCGGTGGCATGGTCGGTGAAGATCAGCACCGTTGCAGCCGGAATGCTGATGGTGTGGGGATGGATCGGCGGCATTCATGTCAATCTCGTCATGATCGCCGTATTTTTATTGCACGCCAATTGGCAGGCGTGGCGGCAACGAGAATTTCAATTCATGCGCTTTTTGGTCAATCGAAAAAATCATCCGCCACCGCCGTCATCCCGTTTGGTTACCCTGCGTGTTTCTCCGCGGGCCACATTGTTGTCGGTGGTCAAAACATGGCGGAAAGAAGCGTACCATGTGATCATGGTTCGGGGTACCCGACGCGTGATACCGGAAGAAGCGGTGCTGGCCCGGCTGTTGGACCACAGTGAGCATGACCGGCGTATCGGGGACTTGTAA
- a CDS encoding NupC/NupG family nucleoside CNT transporter: MNILWGIAGMLLVLGIAFLMSTDRKAIRLRPVLVGLAIQFSFAFFVLKWPLGRAALQWFSSQVEKGIGYADQGIRFLFGPLLEGHQAPVFALQVLPVIIFFASLIGVLYYLGIMQWIIQILGGTISWLMGSSKVESLTAVATVFLGQSESPILIRPYLARLTSSELFAVMTGGFTSVAGSVLVGYSLLGVPLHYLLAASIMAAPAGLVMAKIVMPETETPLADEEIRMAKDNESVNVIDAAARGAIDGLKLALNVGALLLAFIGLIALMNGILGGIGNWVGVPGLSMEKVLGYLFAPIAFVVGVPWSEAIQAGGYIGQKLILNEFVAYTAFGPQIPHLSEKTVAIVTFALCGFANLSSIAIQIGVIGSLAPNRRSDVARFGLRAMIAGMMGSLLSASMAGMLV, encoded by the coding sequence GTGAATATTTTGTGGGGAATCGCCGGCATGCTGTTGGTGCTGGGAATCGCTTTCCTGATGTCCACTGACAGGAAAGCGATTCGCCTGCGTCCCGTTCTTGTCGGTTTGGCAATACAGTTTTCTTTTGCTTTTTTTGTGTTGAAATGGCCGTTGGGGCGTGCCGCATTGCAATGGTTCAGCTCACAGGTGGAGAAAGGGATCGGATATGCGGACCAAGGCATCCGGTTTCTGTTCGGTCCGTTGTTGGAAGGTCATCAGGCACCGGTTTTTGCGCTTCAGGTACTGCCGGTGATCATATTTTTCGCTTCTCTGATCGGGGTGCTGTATTATCTCGGCATCATGCAATGGATCATTCAGATCCTGGGCGGTACCATCTCTTGGTTGATGGGCTCGAGTAAGGTGGAGTCATTGACCGCGGTCGCGACCGTTTTTCTCGGACAATCGGAGTCACCGATCCTGATCCGTCCTTATCTGGCCCGGCTTACCTCTTCCGAACTGTTTGCGGTGATGACCGGCGGATTTACTTCGGTTGCCGGTTCGGTTCTGGTGGGGTATTCCCTGTTGGGCGTGCCGCTCCATTATCTGCTCGCGGCCAGCATCATGGCGGCACCCGCCGGTTTGGTCATGGCCAAAATCGTGATGCCGGAAACGGAAACCCCGCTGGCCGATGAGGAGATTCGCATGGCCAAAGACAACGAATCCGTCAACGTGATCGATGCGGCAGCCCGGGGTGCGATTGACGGATTGAAACTGGCACTGAACGTCGGCGCATTGTTGTTGGCGTTTATCGGGCTGATCGCATTGATGAACGGGATATTGGGTGGCATCGGCAACTGGGTGGGGGTACCCGGATTGTCGATGGAAAAAGTATTGGGTTACCTCTTCGCTCCCATCGCGTTTGTGGTGGGGGTGCCATGGTCGGAAGCGATTCAGGCCGGCGGTTATATCGGGCAAAAGCTCATTCTCAACGAGTTTGTGGCTTATACTGCATTTGGCCCGCAAATTCCGCATTTGTCGGAAAAAACGGTGGCGATCGTCACGTTTGCTTTGTGCGGATTTGCCAACCTCTCCTCCATCGCGATTCAGATCGGGGTGATCGGTTCACTCGCTCCCAACCGTCGGAGCGATGTGGCCCGTTTCGGTTTGCGCGCCATGATTGCCGGTATGATGGGTTCGCTGTTGAGTGCGTCCATGGCCGGCATGTTGGTATGA
- a CDS encoding Spo0B domain-containing protein codes for MPDRWKAWLKPTIPAGIMLVAMVAYPWPWWGRMILGAVVWACMIWAQRRAGRIAERTILVHEAETALRWLTRLRHDWLNEIQVLLGYCSMNKTDRVRPYLLRLAKDLEQERTISQIPHPLLAVALIQLLRHTPGWRWQIEFLMETGDLSVQQGDDAAVYVENLAKCLTNVTTDAPEDASVRMVFDSDGDTLLITLTSQVPLTDAIEKAQVQSGLQNGTEMKRNGENEWIIRFVNRSKTGKARLM; via the coding sequence GTGCCGGACAGGTGGAAGGCATGGCTGAAGCCGACGATCCCCGCGGGGATCATGTTGGTGGCCATGGTTGCTTACCCTTGGCCTTGGTGGGGAAGAATGATCCTCGGAGCGGTGGTATGGGCATGCATGATTTGGGCGCAACGGAGGGCCGGACGCATCGCGGAACGGACCATCCTCGTCCATGAAGCGGAAACCGCGCTTCGATGGTTGACCCGGTTGCGCCATGATTGGCTCAACGAGATCCAAGTACTCCTGGGTTATTGTTCGATGAACAAAACCGACCGCGTTCGTCCGTATTTGCTTCGTCTGGCAAAGGATCTGGAGCAGGAGCGGACCATTTCCCAAATTCCCCATCCCCTCTTGGCGGTGGCGCTGATCCAGTTGCTTCGTCATACCCCCGGCTGGCGCTGGCAGATCGAATTCCTGATGGAAACAGGCGACTTGTCTGTCCAACAGGGGGATGACGCCGCCGTCTATGTGGAAAATCTGGCGAAATGCTTGACGAATGTGACGACTGACGCTCCCGAGGATGCGTCTGTGCGGATGGTGTTCGATTCGGACGGTGACACCTTGTTGATCACGTTGACATCACAGGTACCGTTGACGGATGCGATTGAAAAAGCGCAGGTGCAAAGCGGCCTTCAAAATGGTACGGAGATGAAGCGCAACGGGGAAAACGAATGGATCATTCGGTTTGTGAATCGGTCGAAAACCGGTAAGGCACGGTTGATGTAA
- the minD gene encoding septum site-determining protein MinD gives MGESIVVTSGKGGVGKSTTTANVGTALALSGKKVCLVDTDIGLRNLDVLMGLENRIVYDLVDVIEGNCRLQQALIRDKRCDELYLLPAAQSKDKSAVSAHQLRKLIGELKEEFDYVIIDCPAGIETGFKNAVAGADQAIVVTTPENASVRDADRVIGLLEKERVGAPKLVVNRLKTQMVKDGGMMDVDEVVSVLAIDLLGVVPDDERIIRAGNQGEPIVLHHDCPAAQAYRNIARRIQGESVPLLVLDKERNVMSKLKRWLGFA, from the coding sequence GTGGGGGAGTCCATCGTTGTAACTTCGGGGAAAGGCGGTGTGGGCAAATCCACCACGACCGCCAACGTCGGTACCGCCCTCGCCTTATCGGGGAAAAAAGTGTGCTTGGTTGACACTGATATTGGATTGCGCAATTTGGATGTCCTGATGGGGCTGGAAAATCGGATCGTCTACGACCTCGTCGACGTGATCGAGGGAAATTGCCGTTTGCAGCAGGCACTGATCCGTGATAAGCGATGTGATGAACTGTATCTGTTGCCGGCGGCGCAATCCAAGGACAAGTCAGCTGTTTCCGCCCATCAGTTGCGCAAATTGATCGGCGAGTTGAAAGAAGAATTCGATTATGTGATCATCGATTGTCCGGCCGGGATCGAAACCGGTTTTAAAAATGCGGTGGCCGGTGCCGATCAGGCCATTGTCGTGACCACCCCGGAAAATGCTTCGGTTCGGGATGCCGATCGGGTAATCGGATTGCTGGAAAAGGAGCGGGTGGGAGCCCCCAAGCTGGTGGTGAACCGTCTCAAAACGCAAATGGTCAAAGACGGAGGCATGATGGACGTTGATGAAGTGGTTTCCGTTTTGGCCATCGACTTGTTGGGTGTCGTACCTGACGACGAGCGCATCATCCGTGCCGGCAACCAAGGAGAACCGATCGTTCTGCATCACGATTGTCCGGCCGCACAGGCATATCGCAACATCGCGCGCCGAATTCAGGGAGAATCGGTACCGCTCTTGGTTTTGGACAAAGAGAGAAATGTGATGTCCAAATTGAAAAGGTGGCTGGGCTTTGCCTGA
- a CDS encoding ACT domain-containing protein, which yields MGFEADAYYLVKGELLPEAIQKTVDAKQLLAKGEVRTVQEAVERVGLSRSSFYKYKDGILPFNAMVKSKIVTISLTLEHRSGVLSQVLRHLAEYGGNVLTIHQTIPLQGVANVTMSVDTVYLRTDVTRLIDGLQELDGVSRAMLVGSGE from the coding sequence ATGGGATTTGAAGCGGATGCCTATTATTTGGTCAAGGGTGAGCTGTTGCCGGAAGCGATACAGAAAACAGTGGATGCCAAACAGTTGCTGGCGAAGGGAGAGGTTCGCACGGTTCAGGAAGCCGTGGAACGGGTGGGCTTGAGTCGCAGTTCGTTTTATAAATACAAAGACGGGATCTTGCCGTTCAATGCGATGGTCAAATCCAAGATCGTTACCATCTCGCTGACGCTGGAACACCGTTCCGGTGTGTTGTCCCAAGTGTTGCGTCACTTGGCGGAGTATGGCGGCAATGTGTTGACTATACACCAGACGATTCCGTTGCAAGGAGTGGCCAACGTCACCATGTCGGTGGATACCGTCTATCTGAGGACCGATGTTACCCGTCTGATCGACGGGCTGCAGGAGTTGGACGGTGTCAGCCGTGCGATGCTGGTGGGTTCAGGCGAATAA
- the rpmA gene encoding 50S ribosomal protein L27, translating into MLKMNLQFFAQKKGVGSTKNGRDSIAKRLGVKRGDGQFVTAGSILVRQRGTKIYPGFGVGIGGDDTLFAKVDGVVRFERMGRDRKKVSVYPQEAVVQA; encoded by the coding sequence ATGCTGAAAATGAATCTGCAATTCTTCGCTCAGAAAAAAGGGGTCGGCTCCACGAAAAACGGTCGGGACAGCATCGCCAAACGTCTCGGTGTGAAACGTGGAGACGGTCAGTTTGTTACCGCAGGCAGCATTTTGGTGCGTCAACGCGGTACCAAAATTTATCCGGGCTTTGGCGTAGGCATCGGTGGAGACGACACCCTGTTCGCCAAAGTGGACGGTGTGGTTCGGTTTGAGCGGATGGGACGCGACCGGAAAAAAGTGTCCGTCTATCCGCAAGAAGCGGTTGTCCAAGCCTGA
- a CDS encoding ribosomal-processing cysteine protease Prp → MIRVDVFRKRGRIERVIVEGHAYFDEPGRDIVCAAVSSITIGLVNATEKLLGVRVYEADESAGRIACRIPELEPNTAERVQLLMEAMVHSLAEIAEAYPDHVRIENR, encoded by the coding sequence ATGATCCGGGTGGATGTTTTCCGGAAACGCGGGCGAATCGAGCGGGTGATCGTGGAAGGCCACGCCTATTTCGACGAACCGGGGCGGGACATCGTCTGTGCCGCCGTCTCGTCGATCACCATCGGCCTGGTCAATGCGACGGAAAAACTGTTGGGTGTCCGCGTGTACGAAGCGGACGAATCCGCAGGCAGAATCGCGTGTCGCATTCCCGAACTGGAACCGAATACGGCCGAACGCGTGCAGTTGCTGATGGAGGCGATGGTTCACTCGCTCGCCGAGATTGCCGAGGCGTATCCGGATCATGTTCGGATAGAGAATCGTTAG
- a CDS encoding M23 family metallopeptidase, with amino-acid sequence MREWAQGIRKRRERQVRAIQQGQPPLLFRSSRPWADRRDRWREESAPWNRPGWWTEEPKKNHTGRLLYQTFAAFLLLSFTYLVFQSDSAMSRRTQAWISEALHRDFNFAGVAEWYRTYAGRAGDLLPAFSGVTDNQRTNPTPSWYTPVKGKVAQPFAEDGRGVVIQSKNSSPVVAASDGWVVFAGSKPGLGKTVVIRHADGRETWYGWLETVRVRAKDWVTGKQLLGEIGGSGGRPLLYFALRRNGTFVDPTGVIPFE; translated from the coding sequence ATGCGGGAGTGGGCCCAGGGAATCCGCAAGCGGCGGGAACGGCAAGTGAGGGCGATCCAACAGGGTCAGCCCCCCTTGTTGTTTCGCTCTTCCCGACCGTGGGCGGATCGGCGCGACCGGTGGCGGGAAGAGAGTGCGCCGTGGAACCGGCCGGGATGGTGGACGGAGGAGCCGAAGAAAAATCACACCGGTCGGTTGCTCTACCAAACATTTGCAGCTTTTTTGCTCCTCTCTTTTACCTATTTGGTGTTCCAATCCGATTCGGCCATGAGCCGCCGTACCCAAGCGTGGATCAGTGAAGCGCTCCATCGGGACTTCAATTTTGCGGGTGTGGCTGAGTGGTATCGCACGTATGCAGGGAGAGCGGGAGACTTGCTTCCGGCCTTTTCCGGGGTGACGGACAATCAGCGCACCAATCCGACACCGTCCTGGTACACGCCGGTCAAAGGGAAAGTGGCGCAACCTTTTGCTGAGGACGGACGCGGCGTGGTGATCCAGAGTAAGAATTCGTCCCCCGTTGTTGCGGCATCGGACGGCTGGGTCGTGTTTGCCGGGTCGAAACCGGGATTGGGAAAAACCGTGGTGATCCGTCATGCCGACGGCAGGGAAACATGGTATGGCTGGTTGGAAACGGTCCGGGTTCGGGCCAAGGATTGGGTGACCGGGAAACAATTGTTGGGTGAGATCGGTGGGTCAGGCGGACGTCCCCTGCTGTACTTCGCTTTGCGCCGAAACGGAACCTTTGTCGATCCCACGGGTGTGATTCCGTTTGAATAA
- a CDS encoding low molecular weight protein-tyrosine-phosphatase, whose translation MISVLFVCLGNICRSPMAEAVFRHMVKEEGLEDRIRVDSAGTGDWHTGEPPHHGTRRILKQYGISDEGIRARQVKKRDLEDFDYIIAMDDSNLANLRRLADRHHQRLYRLTDFIPDTTYTEVPDPYYTGNFEEVYELVSAGCRGLLERIKEEQGWK comes from the coding sequence GTGATCTCCGTGTTGTTCGTCTGTTTGGGCAATATTTGCCGCTCACCGATGGCGGAAGCGGTCTTCCGACACATGGTAAAAGAAGAGGGGTTGGAAGATCGAATCCGCGTCGATTCAGCGGGCACGGGTGACTGGCATACAGGTGAACCCCCTCACCATGGTACACGCCGCATCCTCAAACAATACGGCATCTCCGACGAAGGCATTCGCGCCCGTCAGGTGAAAAAGCGGGATTTGGAAGACTTCGACTACATCATCGCCATGGACGACAGCAACTTGGCCAACCTGCGCCGCTTGGCCGACCGACATCACCAACGACTCTACCGGTTGACAGATTTCATCCCGGACACAACATATACGGAAGTACCGGACCCTTACTACACGGGAAACTTCGAAGAAGTATACGAGCTGGTTTCCGCCGGTTGCCGCGGTCTCTTGGAACGAATCAAAGAGGAACAGGGATGGAAGTGA
- the thrC gene encoding threonine synthase codes for MWRGLLHHYRPYLPINDQTPMITLQEGNTPLVKAEKLSEEWGVELYFKVEGANPTGSFKDRGMVMAIAKAVEEGSQAVICASTGNTSASAAAYAARVGLRCIVLVPNNHVALGKLSQAVVYGAEVLAVEGNFDQALTLVRQIADQHPITLVNSVNPYRLEGQKTAAFEVCDQLGEAPDILAIPVGNAGNISAYWKGFVEYKKEGKIDRLPHMWGFEAEGAAAIVRGEPIERPETIATAIRIGNPASWHLAVRAAEESGGRIDCVSDDEILSAYRRLARSEGIFAEPASAASLAGVMKMWAQGVLRPGSKVVCVLTGNGLKDPSTALEAAAVQPRVIPCTMDAVLEEILKEKGVFHV; via the coding sequence ATGTGGAGAGGACTGTTGCATCATTATCGACCATATCTGCCGATCAACGATCAAACGCCCATGATCACCCTGCAGGAAGGAAACACGCCACTGGTCAAAGCGGAAAAGTTATCCGAGGAATGGGGAGTGGAACTGTATTTCAAAGTGGAGGGAGCAAACCCGACCGGCTCGTTTAAGGATCGCGGCATGGTGATGGCCATCGCAAAAGCGGTGGAAGAGGGCAGCCAGGCGGTGATCTGCGCATCGACGGGTAATACCTCCGCCTCCGCCGCTGCGTATGCCGCGCGGGTCGGACTGCGCTGTATCGTATTGGTGCCCAATAACCATGTCGCCTTGGGGAAATTGTCCCAGGCCGTAGTCTACGGGGCTGAAGTGCTGGCGGTGGAAGGCAACTTCGATCAGGCACTCACATTGGTGCGCCAAATCGCTGACCAACATCCGATTACGTTGGTGAACTCGGTCAATCCCTACCGGTTGGAAGGACAGAAAACGGCGGCGTTCGAGGTGTGCGATCAGTTGGGGGAAGCCCCCGACATCCTGGCGATTCCGGTTGGCAATGCGGGCAACATTTCCGCTTACTGGAAGGGGTTTGTGGAATACAAAAAAGAAGGCAAGATTGACCGTTTGCCGCACATGTGGGGCTTTGAAGCCGAAGGGGCTGCGGCGATCGTCCGCGGTGAACCGATCGAACGTCCCGAGACGATCGCCACCGCCATTCGTATCGGAAATCCGGCCAGTTGGCATTTGGCGGTACGGGCGGCGGAAGAGTCCGGCGGACGAATCGATTGTGTTTCCGATGATGAGATCCTCAGCGCATACCGGAGGCTGGCCCGTTCGGAAGGCATCTTCGCTGAACCCGCTTCGGCCGCGTCGTTAGCCGGTGTGATGAAAATGTGGGCGCAAGGAGTATTGCGTCCCGGTTCCAAGGTGGTGTGTGTACTGACCGGTAACGGGTTGAAAGATCCGTCCACCGCATTGGAGGCGGCAGCGGTGCAGCCGCGGGTGATTCCCTGCACGATGGATGCGGTGTTGGAAGAAATCCTGAAGGAAAAAGGTGTTTTCCATGTGTGA
- the pheA gene encoding prephenate dehydratase has translation MKPTVGYLGPEGTFTHEAACQLFSDQPVHMMPYPTIPDVLSAVDRGECTHGVIPVENAIEGAVNLTLDWLIHQVDVPIVGELVHPITQCLLVHPSQANRQKEAWNRIISHPQAIAQCQLHLRRHYPQVQVEYANSTAEAAEKVSRHPTEAWMAIGTRQAAKRYGLHILSADVQDFQNNYTRFIAVGSPLPARRTPPGQWKTSLCVTLASDFPGALHQVLATFAWRKINLTKIESRPTKTGLGNYYFIIDAEMEREHVLLKGAIAEIEAFGCKVRVLGSYPCYRSQSVQSLSR, from the coding sequence ATGAAACCGACGGTAGGGTATTTGGGACCAGAAGGTACATTCACGCACGAAGCGGCATGTCAACTGTTTTCGGATCAGCCCGTCCACATGATGCCGTATCCCACCATCCCGGATGTGCTGTCGGCAGTCGACCGGGGGGAATGCACGCACGGTGTGATTCCGGTAGAGAACGCCATCGAAGGGGCGGTCAACCTGACCCTGGATTGGTTGATTCACCAAGTGGATGTTCCCATCGTTGGTGAACTGGTTCATCCGATCACCCAGTGCCTGCTTGTGCATCCATCGCAAGCCAACCGTCAGAAGGAGGCGTGGAACAGGATCATCTCCCACCCGCAGGCGATCGCGCAATGTCAGCTGCATTTGCGCCGTCATTATCCGCAGGTTCAGGTGGAATATGCCAACAGCACGGCTGAAGCGGCGGAAAAAGTGAGCCGGCATCCGACCGAGGCGTGGATGGCGATCGGCACGCGGCAGGCCGCCAAGCGCTATGGCCTGCATATACTGTCAGCCGATGTACAAGACTTCCAAAACAATTACACCCGCTTTATCGCGGTGGGCTCCCCTTTGCCGGCACGCCGCACACCGCCCGGTCAGTGGAAAACCAGTTTGTGCGTGACCCTGGCCAGTGATTTTCCCGGCGCGCTGCATCAAGTGCTGGCAACATTCGCCTGGCGTAAGATCAACTTGACGAAAATCGAATCCCGCCCAACGAAAACGGGTCTGGGGAATTATTACTTTATCATTGATGCCGAAATGGAAAGAGAGCATGTTCTGCTGAAAGGAGCCATCGCCGAGATTGAGGCGTTTGGCTGTAAAGTACGTGTATTGGGATCGTATCCGTGCTATCGTTCACAATCTGTTCAATCACTCTCCCGTTGA
- the rplU gene encoding 50S ribosomal protein L21, with amino-acid sequence MFAIIETGGKQYRVKQGDVIYVEKLPVAEGETVTFDKVLLVAKEDGTVVGKPVVEGAVVKGKVEQHGKGKKITVFKYKPKKNYKRKQGHRQPFTKVVIEAIEA; translated from the coding sequence ATGTTTGCAATCATCGAAACAGGCGGCAAACAATACCGCGTCAAACAAGGCGATGTGATTTATGTGGAAAAACTGCCGGTGGCCGAAGGTGAAACCGTCACCTTTGACAAAGTCCTGCTCGTGGCCAAAGAAGACGGTACGGTTGTCGGAAAACCGGTCGTGGAAGGTGCCGTGGTGAAGGGGAAAGTGGAACAACACGGCAAAGGCAAAAAAATCACCGTATTCAAGTACAAACCGAAGAAAAACTACAAACGGAAACAAGGTCATCGCCAACCGTTCACCAAAGTGGTGATCGAAGCGATCGAAGCGTAA
- the obgE gene encoding GTPase ObgE encodes MFVDQVKVFVRGGDGGNGMVAFRREKYVPHGGPAGGDGGKGGDVIFRVDEGLRTLMDFRYQRHFKAKRGENGRSKGQHGANAEPLIVRVPPGTVVKNADTGEVIADLTVHGQEAVIARGGRGGRGNMRFATPVNPAPEIAENGEPGEELWVELELKLLADVGLVGYPSVGKSTLLAAVSAARPKIGAYHFTTLSPNLGVVDVGDGRSFVLADLPGLIEGAHEGVGLGHQFLRHVERTRVLVHVIDMAGSEGRDPWEDWKQINQELKRYRESLAERPQVVAANKMDLPNAEEHLQAFREKVGPDIPVYPISAATRQGLRELIYGVADLLDRIPKQPSIEAEKDETYKVYKSKPPEEPFTIRRENDVFVVEGERVERLLKRTNFQYYDSVRRFARIMKEMGVEDALREKGAKEGDTIRIGDMEFEFTD; translated from the coding sequence ATGTTTGTGGATCAAGTCAAGGTATTTGTCCGGGGTGGCGACGGCGGCAACGGAATGGTTGCTTTTCGGCGAGAAAAGTATGTACCGCACGGAGGACCTGCAGGCGGCGACGGCGGCAAGGGCGGTGACGTCATTTTCCGCGTGGATGAAGGACTGCGCACGCTGATGGATTTTCGCTACCAACGCCACTTCAAAGCAAAACGGGGAGAAAACGGTCGATCCAAAGGGCAGCACGGTGCCAATGCGGAGCCTTTGATCGTGCGCGTACCGCCGGGAACCGTGGTGAAAAATGCCGACACCGGCGAGGTCATCGCCGATTTGACTGTGCACGGACAAGAAGCGGTCATCGCCCGCGGCGGGCGGGGAGGACGGGGTAACATGCGGTTTGCCACACCGGTCAACCCCGCTCCGGAAATCGCTGAAAACGGCGAGCCGGGAGAAGAGCTGTGGGTGGAATTGGAGTTGAAGCTTTTGGCCGATGTCGGTTTGGTTGGCTATCCCAGTGTGGGGAAATCGACGTTATTGGCGGCCGTGTCGGCTGCCCGGCCCAAAATCGGTGCCTACCATTTCACTACACTGTCCCCCAATCTGGGCGTGGTGGATGTAGGAGACGGGCGCAGTTTTGTTTTGGCTGATTTACCCGGCTTGATCGAGGGCGCCCACGAGGGTGTCGGATTGGGACACCAGTTCCTGCGCCATGTCGAGCGAACCCGGGTATTGGTCCACGTGATCGATATGGCCGGTTCCGAGGGGCGTGATCCGTGGGAAGACTGGAAACAGATCAACCAGGAACTGAAACGGTACCGGGAGTCGTTGGCTGAGCGTCCCCAAGTGGTGGCGGCCAACAAGATGGATTTACCGAATGCCGAGGAACATTTGCAGGCTTTCCGTGAAAAGGTGGGCCCGGACATTCCCGTCTATCCCATCTCGGCAGCGACGCGTCAAGGTTTGCGCGAATTGATCTACGGTGTGGCAGACTTGTTGGACCGGATTCCGAAACAACCATCCATCGAGGCGGAAAAAGATGAAACGTACAAAGTGTACAAAAGCAAACCGCCGGAAGAACCCTTTACGATTCGCCGTGAAAACGACGTGTTTGTCGTGGAGGGCGAACGGGTGGAACGTCTCCTGAAACGGACCAATTTCCAGTATTATGACAGCGTTCGCCGATTTGCGCGCATCATGAAGGAAATGGGCGTAGAAGACGCCCTGCGCGAAAAAGGGGCGAAAGAAGGGGATACGATCCGGATCGGGGACATGGAATTCGAATTTACGGATTGA
- the thrB gene encoding homoserine kinase, with protein MCEHKVVEIAVPASTANLGPGFDSIGMALNRFLRIRAYPAERTELELIGPHLQGLPQDGRNFLLQVVEDAFRSVGQTAPPLHIQAESDIPLMRGMGSSASAIIAGLLLANHLLGEPWDREEILLKATKREGHPDNVGASLLGGVVIGSWDGERVDVVQAPCPGWDVVAAIPAYPLPTSRARQVLPPELPHDEAVLASSRANLLTAAFFTGKWELLQTAMRDRFHQPYRASLIPGMERVLREAPQNGAWGAALSGAGPTVIAFARETEPLVAFMREVFGQEGTSVRIEVLKPWPDGATVRLTTFKKWGTFMGNI; from the coding sequence ATGTGTGAACACAAAGTCGTGGAAATTGCAGTGCCGGCCAGCACAGCCAACCTGGGTCCGGGATTTGATTCGATCGGAATGGCCTTGAACCGTTTCCTCCGCATCCGGGCGTATCCCGCGGAACGGACGGAGCTGGAGCTGATCGGCCCGCATCTTCAAGGATTACCGCAGGACGGACGAAACTTTCTGTTGCAGGTGGTGGAAGACGCGTTCCGTTCGGTCGGTCAAACGGCTCCTCCTCTCCACATCCAAGCGGAAAGCGACATCCCGTTGATGAGAGGGATGGGGAGCAGTGCATCAGCGATTATCGCGGGTCTTTTGTTGGCCAATCATCTGTTGGGTGAGCCGTGGGATCGGGAGGAAATCCTGCTCAAGGCCACCAAGCGTGAAGGTCATCCGGACAATGTGGGTGCATCACTGCTGGGTGGTGTGGTGATCGGCTCATGGGACGGCGAGCGGGTGGATGTTGTGCAAGCCCCCTGCCCGGGTTGGGACGTGGTGGCGGCCATCCCCGCTTATCCCTTGCCGACTTCCCGGGCACGGCAGGTACTGCCGCCTGAGTTGCCGCACGATGAAGCGGTGTTGGCCAGCAGTCGGGCCAACTTGCTGACGGCCGCCTTTTTCACCGGCAAATGGGAATTGTTGCAGACAGCGATGCGGGATCGTTTTCACCAGCCTTATCGGGCCTCGTTGATCCCCGGGATGGAGCGGGTGTTACGCGAGGCGCCGCAAAACGGTGCATGGGGGGCGGCATTGAGCGGAGCCGGTCCGACGGTCATCGCCTTTGCCCGCGAGACCGAGCCGCTCGTAGCCTTTATGAGAGAAGTATTTGGCCAGGAGGGCACCTCCGTCCGTATCGAAGTGTTGAAGCCTTGGCCTGACGGGGCGACTGTCCGATTGACAACATTCAAAAAATGGGGTACATTCATGGGAAACATCTAA